A single window of Flavobacterium sp. 140616W15 DNA harbors:
- a CDS encoding oxidoreductase, which produces MKKLALFLSFYSLVMHCQTVDYKVIDEGFKSVVIDTLFKDKISIRAIAIDKNKVWFGADNSRFGYYDLKGKEKYVEYIYRDTLKLEFRSIAQTAKDIFVLSVANPALLYQVSKKTKITKLVYKEVNDKVFYDSMQFWNDKEGIALGDPTEDSFSILITRDGGNTWAKLLADQLPTMANGEGAFAASNTNIVIKGKYTWLVSGGKRARVFYSSDKGRTWKVAETPIVQGKTMTGIFTADFYDSKNGFIAGGDYETPEQNFDNKAITTDGGKTWSLIAQNTGFGYASCVQYVPKSKGKGLVVIGALGLYYSADGGNTWKQLSTDPSLFTIRFINSNTAIAAGYNKMVQIHFKK; this is translated from the coding sequence ATGAAGAAATTGGCTCTCTTTTTAAGTTTTTATAGTTTGGTTATGCATTGTCAGACAGTAGATTATAAAGTAATTGATGAAGGGTTTAAGTCGGTAGTGATCGATACGTTATTTAAAGATAAAATAAGTATTAGAGCAATAGCAATCGATAAAAATAAAGTATGGTTTGGAGCTGATAATTCACGATTTGGATATTATGATTTAAAGGGTAAAGAAAAATATGTAGAGTATATTTATAGAGATACTTTAAAATTAGAGTTTAGGAGTATAGCGCAAACTGCAAAAGATATTTTTGTATTAAGTGTAGCAAATCCAGCTTTGCTTTATCAGGTATCTAAGAAAACCAAAATAACTAAATTGGTTTATAAGGAGGTTAATGATAAAGTGTTTTACGATAGTATGCAATTTTGGAATGATAAAGAAGGGATTGCGCTGGGAGATCCTACCGAAGATAGTTTTTCAATATTAATAACACGTGACGGAGGTAATACATGGGCAAAGTTATTGGCAGATCAGTTGCCTACTATGGCCAATGGTGAAGGTGCATTTGCAGCAAGTAATACTAATATTGTTATAAAAGGAAAATATACTTGGCTTGTTTCTGGAGGAAAAAGAGCGCGAGTTTTTTATTCAAGTGATAAAGGAAGAACCTGGAAAGTTGCTGAGACTCCTATTGTACAAGGAAAAACAATGACAGGGATTTTTACAGCCGATTTTTATGATTCTAAAAATGGCTTTATTGCTGGCGGTGATTATGAAACTCCAGAGCAAAATTTTGATAATAAAGCAATTACTACAGATGGTGGGAAAACATGGAGTTTAATTGCTCAGAACACTGGTTTTGGTTATGCTTCTTGTGTCCAGTATGTGCCGAAAAGTAAGGGAAAAGGGCTTGTTGTAATTGGAGCTTTAGGTTTGTATTACTCAGCAGATGGAGGGAATACTTGGAAGCAATTGTCTACAGATCCTAGTTTATTTACAATACGTTTTATAAATTCAAATACTGCAATTGCTGCGGGATATAATAAGATGGTGCAAATCCACTTTAAAAAATGA
- a CDS encoding RsmB/NOP family class I SAM-dependent RNA methyltransferase produces the protein MRLHRNLVYTTIDSLNAIFNEGEYADKVVARALKKDKRWGSSDRKFVAETIYEIVRWKRLYSEIAEVKEPFDRDNLWRIFSVWAVLRGYPIPDWRQLEGVPERKIKGRFDELSKIRAIKESIPDWMDELGVKELGEKLWATEIAAQNQPAKVILRVNTLKTTKEKLRAILMDLNIETEFLKEQPDALVLKERANVFLTDAFKQGFFEVQDANSQRVAAFLDVKPGMRVVDTCAGAGGKTLHIASLMENKGQLIAMDLYESKLKQLKLRAKRNGAFNIEYRIIDSTKVIKKLHEKADRVLIDAPCSGLGVLKRNPDAKWKLKPEFIDNIRKVQAEVLESYSKIVKPGGKLVYATCSILPSENQEQVEKFLKTEIGKQFTFVKDHKILASESGFDGFYMALLERKEVKEPKEVVA, from the coding sequence ATGAGATTACATAGAAATTTAGTTTATACGACCATCGATTCTTTAAATGCTATATTCAATGAAGGCGAATATGCAGATAAAGTGGTTGCAAGAGCATTAAAAAAAGACAAGCGTTGGGGAAGTTCTGACAGGAAATTTGTCGCAGAAACGATATACGAAATAGTTCGTTGGAAAAGATTATACAGTGAGATTGCTGAAGTTAAAGAACCTTTTGACAGAGACAACCTTTGGAGAATATTTTCGGTATGGGCTGTGTTAAGAGGATATCCAATTCCTGATTGGCGCCAACTGGAAGGTGTTCCTGAAAGAAAAATAAAAGGTCGTTTTGACGAACTTTCTAAAATTAGAGCTATTAAAGAATCTATCCCTGATTGGATGGATGAATTAGGAGTTAAAGAATTAGGCGAGAAACTTTGGGCTACAGAAATTGCTGCTCAAAACCAACCTGCTAAAGTTATACTTAGAGTAAATACTCTAAAAACTACTAAAGAGAAATTAAGAGCTATCTTAATGGACTTAAATATTGAAACTGAATTTTTAAAAGAGCAACCAGATGCTTTAGTTCTTAAAGAAAGAGCCAATGTATTCTTAACTGATGCTTTTAAACAAGGTTTCTTTGAGGTTCAGGATGCTAACTCACAACGTGTAGCCGCTTTTCTAGATGTAAAACCAGGAATGCGCGTTGTTGACACATGTGCTGGTGCTGGTGGAAAAACTTTGCATATTGCTTCTTTGATGGAAAACAAAGGGCAGTTAATTGCTATGGATTTATACGAAAGTAAATTGAAGCAATTAAAGCTTAGAGCAAAACGTAATGGTGCTTTTAATATCGAATACCGTATTATTGACTCTACGAAGGTCATTAAGAAATTACATGAAAAAGCGGATAGAGTTTTAATCGATGCTCCATGTAGTGGTTTAGGTGTTTTAAAAAGAAACCCTGATGCTAAATGGAAATTGAAGCCTGAATTTATCGATAACATTCGTAAAGTTCAAGCTGAAGTTTTAGAAAGTTACTCTAAGATTGTAAAACCAGGTGGTAAATTAGTTTATGCTACGTGTTCTATTTTACCTTCTGAAAATCAAGAACAGGTAGAGAAATTCTTAAAAACAGAAATTGGTAAACAGTTTACTTTTGTAAAAGATCACAAAATATTGGCTTCTGAGTCTGGTTTTGATGGTTTTTACATGGCTTTATTAGAGCGTAAAGAGGTTAAAGAACCTAAAGAAGTAGTTGCATAA
- a CDS encoding RNA polymerase sigma factor, translating into MTDEKVFIQELLNPKTQNIAFQKLVSNYQKPLYGHIRNIVLDHDDAHDVLQNTFVKVFRHLNKFKGDSKLFSWVYRIATNEALTFLTQKAKLSGITSEELQNKTIDNLQADTYFDGNEIQIKLQKAIVLLPEKQQLVFKMKYFEELKYEEIAEILGTSVGALKASYHHAVKKIEAYVISN; encoded by the coding sequence TTGACAGACGAAAAGGTATTTATACAAGAATTATTAAACCCGAAGACGCAAAATATAGCGTTTCAAAAGCTCGTATCTAATTACCAAAAACCACTATATGGTCATATCCGAAATATTGTTTTGGATCATGATGACGCTCACGATGTTTTACAAAATACATTTGTGAAGGTATTTCGACATCTAAATAAATTTAAAGGAGATAGCAAACTATTTTCATGGGTATATCGCATTGCAACCAATGAAGCCTTAACTTTCTTAACTCAAAAGGCAAAATTAAGCGGAATAACCTCCGAAGAACTACAAAATAAAACTATTGATAATCTGCAAGCTGACACTTATTTTGATGGAAATGAGATTCAGATAAAACTACAAAAAGCAATCGTTTTACTTCCTGAAAAACAACAATTGGTTTTTAAAATGAAATATTTTGAAGAATTAAAATATGAAGAAATAGCTGAAATACTAGGCACTTCCGTTGGAGCATTAAAAGCATCTTATCATCATGCGGTAAAAAAAATAGAAGCTTATGTTATATCCAATTAA
- a CDS encoding SRPBCC family protein: protein MRILKYIFLLLLLSLVSLTVFVATQKGDFTVERSKVIKIQRAPLFNFVNDYRNWADFSSWIVEDPTTQFVYPQNTSGLNASFSWKGNDGNGDIKTTAVTDTQSINQKMNFDGSLADVSWVFKDTLGGTKVTWKSKGTMSFLFKIYSALHGGADKVIGTMYEKSLANLDKILVYETNTFDIKVDGVVKKPETFYISQTFTSEIAKITKTLELLLLN from the coding sequence ATGAGAATTTTAAAATATATATTCCTACTATTACTATTAAGTTTAGTCTCATTAACCGTATTTGTAGCTACTCAAAAAGGTGATTTCACAGTTGAGAGAAGTAAAGTTATAAAGATACAACGTGCTCCTTTATTTAATTTCGTAAATGACTACAGAAACTGGGCTGATTTTAGCTCTTGGATTGTTGAAGATCCTACAACCCAATTTGTATATCCTCAAAACACCTCTGGATTAAACGCTTCATTTTCGTGGAAAGGAAATGACGGTAATGGAGATATTAAAACTACAGCTGTAACCGATACGCAAAGTATTAATCAAAAAATGAATTTCGACGGTAGTTTAGCAGATGTTTCATGGGTTTTTAAAGATACTCTTGGAGGCACAAAAGTTACATGGAAATCTAAAGGAACGATGAGCTTTCTTTTCAAAATATATTCAGCACTTCATGGTGGAGCAGATAAAGTTATTGGTACTATGTACGAAAAAAGTCTGGCCAACTTAGATAAAATATTGGTTTATGAAACCAATACCTTTGACATCAAAGTTGATGGAGTTGTAAAGAAACCAGAAACCTTTTACATTAGTCAAACATTTACAAGTGAGATTGCAAAAATCACTAAAACGTTAGAGTTGTTGCTCCTCAATTAA
- a CDS encoding KUP/HAK/KT family potassium transporter has product MSASHKNLHSKLTFGGLLITLGIIYGDIGTSPLYVMKAILGKHVIDADIVLGGISCVFWTLTLQTTIKYVLITLSADNHGEGGIFALYALVKKTKIKWLIVPAIIGGSALLADGIITPPISVSSAIEGIKTYYPSINTVPIVIAILFVLFTIQQFGTKLVGKFFAPMMLIWFTMLGVLGVIQIVHHPEVFKAINPYYAYHLLSIHPDGFFVLGFVFLCTTGAEALYSDMGHCGRKNIRISWIFVKSALVLNYFGQAAFLIHHEGQTLQGLGGNGNPFYLIMADWFQPIGIVIATLAAVIASQALISGSFTLINEAMRLNFWPKVKIKYPTEVKGQLYIPSINWLLFFGCVGIVLHFEESGKMEHAYGLAIVLCMIMTTILLNFYLIMKRVKLYFMVPLITIYLAIEISFLIANVTKFAEGGYVTLIIASALILIMTIWFLAKKINKNYTKVIKIEDYKKVLMELSEDLTIPKYATHLVYMTNASRVDELEEKVIYSILQKRPKRADIYWFVHVNILTEPYKTQYKVTEIAKDDIYRVDFNLGFREPTKINLMFREVIRDMVKKGEVDITSRYESLNKNNIIGDFKFVLSEKFLSNDNDLRWHENIIMNSYFFIKKLSLSEERAFGLDSSSVKIEKFPMVLHAPENIGLTRVH; this is encoded by the coding sequence ATGAGCGCATCACACAAGAACTTACATAGTAAGTTAACTTTCGGAGGTTTATTAATCACTTTAGGAATTATATATGGTGATATAGGAACCTCTCCTTTATATGTAATGAAAGCCATACTTGGCAAACATGTAATCGATGCTGACATTGTTTTAGGTGGTATTTCTTGTGTTTTTTGGACATTAACCCTTCAAACAACAATAAAATACGTACTCATCACATTAAGCGCTGATAATCACGGTGAAGGCGGAATTTTTGCTTTATACGCTTTGGTTAAAAAAACAAAGATTAAATGGTTGATTGTTCCCGCCATTATTGGGGGAAGTGCCTTGCTAGCCGATGGTATTATTACACCACCAATTTCTGTTTCTTCAGCAATAGAAGGTATTAAAACGTATTACCCTAGTATTAATACTGTTCCTATCGTTATAGCAATCTTATTTGTTTTATTTACGATACAGCAATTCGGAACTAAGTTAGTGGGTAAATTTTTTGCTCCAATGATGCTGATTTGGTTTACCATGCTAGGTGTTTTGGGAGTAATACAAATTGTACATCATCCTGAAGTATTTAAAGCAATAAATCCTTATTATGCTTATCACTTACTTTCTATACATCCTGATGGTTTCTTCGTATTAGGTTTTGTATTTTTATGTACAACTGGAGCTGAGGCTTTATACTCTGATATGGGTCACTGTGGAAGAAAAAACATTCGTATAAGCTGGATATTTGTTAAATCGGCATTGGTATTAAACTATTTTGGACAAGCAGCATTTCTTATTCATCATGAAGGCCAAACTTTACAAGGTTTAGGCGGAAATGGAAATCCATTTTATTTAATCATGGCTGATTGGTTTCAACCTATCGGAATTGTTATAGCAACTCTTGCTGCAGTAATTGCTTCTCAAGCGCTTATTAGTGGTTCATTTACATTAATAAATGAAGCTATGCGATTGAACTTCTGGCCTAAAGTAAAAATAAAATATCCTACAGAAGTTAAGGGACAATTATATATTCCTTCTATCAACTGGTTATTATTCTTTGGTTGCGTTGGAATCGTATTGCATTTTGAAGAATCAGGAAAAATGGAACATGCGTATGGCTTAGCAATTGTTTTATGTATGATCATGACTACTATTTTACTTAATTTTTACTTGATTATGAAACGAGTAAAATTATACTTTATGGTTCCTTTAATTACAATATACCTAGCTATCGAGATTAGTTTCTTAATTGCCAATGTAACTAAGTTTGCAGAAGGTGGATACGTAACATTAATTATTGCTTCAGCACTTATTCTTATCATGACGATTTGGTTCTTGGCTAAGAAAATCAATAAAAATTACACTAAGGTTATCAAAATTGAAGACTATAAAAAAGTACTAATGGAATTAAGCGAAGACTTAACTATTCCTAAATATGCTACACATTTAGTTTATATGACTAATGCTAGTCGTGTAGATGAATTGGAAGAAAAAGTTATTTATTCTATTTTACAAAAGCGTCCAAAAAGAGCTGATATCTATTGGTTTGTTCACGTAAATATTTTAACAGAACCATACAAAACACAATATAAGGTCACTGAAATTGCAAAAGACGATATCTATAGAGTTGATTTTAATTTAGGATTTAGAGAACCTACCAAAATCAACCTTATGTTTAGAGAAGTTATTCGTGATATGGTGAAAAAAGGGGAAGTTGATATTACAAGCCGATATGAATCATTGAATAAAAATAATATCATTGGAGATTTCAAATTTGTATTATCTGAGAAATTCTTATCTAACGACAATGATCTAAGATGGCATGAAAATATTATCATGAACTCGTATTTCTTTATCAAAAAGTTAAGTCTTTCTGAAGAACGCGCTTTTGGCTTAGACAGCAGTTCTGTGAAAATTGAAAAATTCCCAATGGTCCTTCATGCTCCAGAAAACATAGGTTTAACAAGGGTTCATTAA
- a CDS encoding YifB family Mg chelatase-like AAA ATPase → MLVKVYGSAVFGVEATTITVEVNMDPGIGYHLVGLPDSAIKESCFRIAAALKNNGYKMPGKKITINMAPADLRKEGSAYDLTLAIGILVASDQIKAPELDEYVIMGELSLDGSLQPIRGALPIAIKAKEEGYKGFFLPKQNVKEAAIVAGLDVYGVENVQEVIDFLEGKGTLETTVIDTRAEFYKTLDFPEFDFSDVRGQESIKRCMEIAAAGGHNIILVGPPGAGKTMLAKRLPSILPPMTLKEALETTKIHSVAGKLKEVGLMNQRPFRSPHHTISNVALVGGGSYPQPGEISMAHNGVLFLDELPEFKREVLEVMRQPLEDREVTISRAKFTVTYPSSFMLVASMNPSPSGFFNDPDAPQKSSPHEMQRYLSKISGPLLDRIDIHIEVTPVPFEKLADDNKAESSVHIRERVTAGREIQAKRFETFENINYNAQMNTKQIREFCALDEQSKLLLKTAMERLNLSARAYDRILKVARTIADLEAAPNIISSHIAEAIQYRSLDRDGWLG, encoded by the coding sequence ATGTTAGTTAAAGTATACGGAAGTGCAGTTTTTGGAGTAGAAGCCACAACTATTACTGTTGAGGTAAATATGGATCCGGGTATTGGGTATCATTTAGTAGGTTTACCAGATAGTGCAATCAAAGAAAGCTGTTTCAGAATTGCAGCAGCGCTAAAAAATAACGGGTACAAAATGCCTGGCAAAAAAATAACTATAAATATGGCGCCAGCCGATTTGCGAAAAGAAGGTTCCGCTTATGATCTAACTTTGGCAATTGGCATTTTAGTGGCTTCAGATCAAATAAAAGCACCCGAACTAGATGAGTATGTCATTATGGGAGAACTTTCGCTTGATGGAAGCTTACAGCCCATTCGAGGCGCTTTGCCAATTGCTATAAAAGCTAAAGAAGAAGGGTATAAGGGATTTTTTCTGCCAAAGCAAAATGTAAAAGAAGCTGCAATTGTAGCTGGTTTAGATGTGTATGGAGTCGAGAATGTACAGGAAGTAATAGACTTTTTAGAAGGAAAAGGAACTCTGGAAACTACAGTTATAGATACAAGGGCAGAGTTTTATAAAACGTTAGATTTTCCCGAATTCGATTTCTCGGATGTAAGAGGACAGGAAAGCATCAAACGCTGTATGGAAATTGCTGCAGCTGGTGGACATAATATAATTTTGGTTGGACCTCCTGGAGCAGGAAAAACAATGCTAGCCAAACGATTACCAAGTATTTTGCCACCAATGACATTAAAAGAAGCATTAGAAACGACTAAAATTCATAGTGTTGCAGGAAAACTAAAAGAAGTAGGCTTAATGAATCAAAGGCCTTTTCGTTCACCGCATCACACTATTTCGAATGTTGCATTAGTAGGAGGAGGGAGTTATCCGCAACCAGGAGAAATTTCGATGGCGCATAATGGAGTTTTATTCTTAGATGAATTACCGGAGTTTAAAAGAGAAGTTCTCGAAGTAATGCGACAACCTCTAGAAGATCGTGAAGTAACAATCTCGAGAGCAAAGTTTACCGTTACCTATCCGTCCTCTTTTATGCTAGTAGCAAGTATGAATCCAAGTCCAAGTGGATTTTTTAATGACCCCGATGCACCACAAAAATCTTCTCCACACGAGATGCAACGGTATCTAAGCAAGATTTCTGGACCATTATTAGACCGAATTGATATTCATATAGAAGTTACACCAGTTCCTTTTGAAAAATTAGCGGATGATAATAAAGCCGAAAGTAGTGTGCATATTCGAGAACGTGTTACGGCTGGGCGCGAAATTCAAGCTAAAAGATTTGAAACATTCGAGAATATAAATTACAACGCTCAAATGAACACGAAGCAAATCAGGGAGTTTTGTGCACTCGATGAACAATCAAAATTATTATTAAAAACAGCAATGGAACGACTTAATCTTTCGGCCAGAGCCTATGACAGAATTTTGAAAGTAGCCAGAACTATCGCCGACTTAGAAGCGGCTCCCAATATTATTTCTTCTCATATCGCCGAAGCAATTCAGTATAGAAGTTTAGACCGAGATGGTTGGTTGGGATAA
- a CDS encoding dihydrofolate reductase, whose protein sequence is MKLLKAAGIFMIAGVSVICNAQVANTSKLKTNNDKPFDFTVEQFADIKVLRYQIPGWENLTLKEQELVYYLTQAGTAGRDIMWDQNYKNNLKIRKALEQVYVSYKGDKKSSDWKNFEIYLKRVWFSNGIHHHYSNEKIKPDFSKEYFEGLLKATKTKLAADVTAILFDDVDSKKVNLDESKGLLAGSAINFYEKGITIEEAEDFYKKQTSPDPKKPISYGLNSKLVKNSKGQLEEKVWKSGGMYGAAIDKIIFWLEKAKTVAENKKQGDAIGLLIEYYRTGSLKTWDDYNIAWLHATEGNIDYISGFIEVYNDPLGYRGSYEGVVQIKDFDMSAKMQVISKNAQWFEDNSPLMDAHKKKNVVGVSYKTVIVAGESGDASPSTPIGVNLPNADWIRAEHGSKSVSLGNIIDAYSQSGGSGKLQEFANDEEEIALAKKYGELGDKLHTALHEVVGHASGQINEGVGTPKETLKSYASTLEEGRADLVGLYYLYNPKLQEIGLVDDWKKVGMESYDSYIRNGLMTQLVRLDLGANIEEAHMRNRQWVSAWVFEKGKKDNVIEKITRNGKTYFNITDYDKLHDLFGQLLREVQRIKSEGDYNAGKALVENYGVKVDQKIHAEVLERNKQFPSAPYSGFVNPVLEPKLDAKGKIISIEVKQPKTFAEQMLNYSKNFGFLPLEN, encoded by the coding sequence ATGAAATTACTTAAAGCTGCAGGAATTTTTATGATTGCTGGTGTTTCGGTTATTTGTAACGCACAGGTTGCTAATACATCTAAGCTGAAAACAAACAATGATAAGCCTTTTGATTTTACAGTAGAGCAATTTGCCGACATTAAAGTACTACGTTATCAAATACCAGGTTGGGAGAATTTAACGCTCAAAGAACAAGAATTAGTATATTATCTTACGCAAGCAGGAACTGCTGGACGTGACATAATGTGGGATCAGAACTATAAGAATAATCTAAAAATCAGAAAAGCACTTGAGCAAGTTTATGTAAGTTATAAAGGGGATAAAAAAAGTTCTGACTGGAAAAATTTTGAAATTTATCTTAAGCGAGTATGGTTTTCTAACGGTATCCACCATCATTACTCTAATGAGAAGATTAAGCCTGATTTCTCAAAAGAATATTTTGAAGGTCTGTTAAAAGCTACAAAAACTAAATTGGCAGCAGACGTTACGGCTATTTTGTTTGATGATGTAGATAGTAAAAAAGTAAATCTTGATGAGTCTAAAGGTTTGTTAGCTGGTTCTGCAATTAATTTTTATGAAAAAGGAATAACAATAGAAGAAGCGGAAGATTTTTATAAAAAACAAACAAGTCCAGATCCAAAGAAACCTATTTCTTATGGATTGAATTCTAAATTGGTTAAAAACTCAAAAGGACAATTAGAAGAAAAAGTTTGGAAAAGCGGTGGAATGTATGGAGCAGCAATTGACAAAATTATCTTTTGGTTAGAAAAAGCTAAAACGGTAGCCGAAAATAAAAAACAAGGAGATGCAATTGGATTGTTAATCGAATATTATAGAACTGGAAGTTTAAAAACTTGGGATGATTATAATATTGCTTGGTTGCACGCTACAGAAGGAAATATTGATTATATAAGTGGTTTTATTGAAGTGTATAATGATCCATTAGGATATAGAGGTTCTTATGAAGGAGTTGTGCAGATTAAAGATTTTGATATGTCGGCTAAAATGCAAGTAATATCAAAAAATGCACAGTGGTTTGAAGATAATTCTCCATTAATGGATGCTCATAAAAAGAAAAATGTTGTTGGGGTTTCATATAAAACGGTTATCGTTGCAGGAGAGTCAGGTGATGCTTCTCCAAGTACGCCAATTGGTGTAAATCTTCCTAATGCGGATTGGATTCGTGCAGAACATGGCTCAAAATCAGTTTCATTAGGAAATATTATCGATGCTTATTCTCAATCAGGCGGTAGCGGTAAATTACAAGAATTTGCTAATGATGAAGAAGAAATTGCATTGGCGAAAAAATACGGAGAACTAGGGGATAAATTACATACTGCTTTGCATGAAGTTGTAGGTCATGCTTCTGGGCAAATAAATGAAGGTGTTGGAACACCAAAAGAAACCTTGAAAAGTTATGCTTCGACTCTTGAAGAAGGTAGAGCTGATTTAGTTGGTTTGTACTACTTATACAATCCAAAATTACAAGAAATAGGATTAGTTGATGATTGGAAAAAAGTTGGAATGGAATCGTATGATAGTTATATCCGTAACGGATTAATGACTCAATTGGTTCGTTTGGACCTAGGAGCAAACATCGAAGAAGCTCACATGAGAAACCGTCAATGGGTAAGTGCTTGGGTTTTTGAAAAAGGAAAGAAAGACAATGTAATCGAAAAAATTACTCGTAACGGTAAAACGTATTTTAATATTACTGATTACGATAAATTACATGATTTATTCGGACAGTTATTGCGTGAAGTACAGCGTATAAAATCTGAAGGAGATTATAATGCAGGAAAAGCTTTGGTAGAAAATTATGGTGTAAAAGTAGATCAAAAAATACATGCTGAGGTTTTAGAACGTAATAAGCAATTTCCATCAGCGCCATACAGCGGATTTGTTAATCCTGTTTTGGAGCCTAAGTTAGATGCAAAAGGAAAGATTATTTCTATAGAAGTAAAACAACCTAAAACTTTTGCTGAGCAAATGTTGAATTACTCTAAAAACTTTGGTTTCTTGCCTTTAGAAAACTAA
- a CDS encoding GNAT family N-acetyltransferase: MNTITIRSASHNDMDKLLSFEQELINAERSFDPTLNKSGVKYYDIDKMMSSPDIELLVAELDGEVIGSGYARIDDAKPYFKYAQYGYLGFMYVDPKFRGRGIVHKIIEKLTEWTTSKEITELRLEVYQTNESAIKAYEKLGFINHYIQMRKEV, from the coding sequence ATGAATACTATAACTATACGCAGTGCTAGTCATAATGATATGGATAAGCTTCTCTCTTTTGAACAAGAATTAATTAATGCTGAAAGGTCATTTGATCCAACATTAAACAAGTCAGGTGTCAAGTATTATGATATTGATAAAATGATGAGTTCACCAGATATTGAACTACTTGTTGCAGAATTAGATGGTGAAGTTATTGGTTCAGGTTATGCAAGGATAGACGATGCAAAACCCTATTTTAAATACGCACAATATGGTTACTTAGGATTTATGTATGTTGATCCTAAATTCCGTGGCAGAGGTATCGTACATAAAATAATTGAAAAACTTACTGAATGGACTACTTCAAAAGAAATCACTGAACTTCGCTTAGAAGTATATCAAACAAATGAATCTGCAATAAAAGCATATGAAAAATTAGGTTTTATAAATCATTACATTCAGATGAGAAAGGAAGTATAA
- a CDS encoding sensor of ECF-type sigma factor translates to MKIKNILPIFIFLITLPFYAQNEKMDEKREKIKAYKVSFLTTELDLTSAESEKFWPIYNAYDDKQYELRHQKMKAYTRKLTEETLKNMTEKEAATLLSQIENTDEELYLLRKKYTTNLKKILPAKKIIILRKSEDDFNRKLLHQYRDKAGKN, encoded by the coding sequence ATGAAAATTAAAAACATACTTCCGATATTTATATTCTTAATCACTCTTCCTTTTTATGCTCAGAATGAGAAAATGGACGAAAAGAGAGAGAAAATAAAAGCATATAAAGTTTCTTTCCTCACAACCGAATTAGACTTGACTTCGGCTGAATCAGAAAAATTCTGGCCGATATACAACGCATATGATGACAAACAATATGAATTGAGGCATCAAAAAATGAAAGCATACACGAGAAAGTTAACTGAGGAGACCTTAAAAAACATGACTGAAAAAGAAGCTGCCACACTTCTTTCCCAAATCGAAAACACAGATGAAGAGTTATATCTCTTGCGCAAAAAATACACAACTAACTTGAAGAAAATTCTTCCTGCGAAAAAAATCATAATCCTTCGAAAATCAGAAGATGACTTTAATCGCAAACTATTACATCAATATCGAGATAAAGCAGGTAAAAACTAA